One part of the Janthinobacterium sp. 17J80-10 genome encodes these proteins:
- a CDS encoding DUF4136 domain-containing protein, with the protein MRRGIPFLILAALALLLSGCATPTIRNEVTAFHEWPAQLADKSFVFERSAAQNNDLEYRNYENLVRAELLRLGFADPAGGAKAALKVNMAYQVSDRDVRVVQPVVVNSGWAGPYYGPRWPYRYYDPFYDPFWYSPPVVSYQESNYRLFRRQLQVGITRISDGKKLYDVTVAGEGQTSSLAAVMPYMVKSAFAEFPGKSGVPRRVELEFTEVPAKERKPQE; encoded by the coding sequence ATGAGACGCGGCATACCCTTCCTTATCCTGGCGGCGCTGGCGCTTTTGCTGAGCGGCTGTGCCACCCCCACCATCCGCAACGAGGTGACGGCGTTCCATGAATGGCCGGCGCAACTGGCCGACAAGTCCTTTGTTTTCGAGCGGTCTGCCGCCCAAAACAATGACCTGGAATACCGCAACTATGAAAACCTGGTGCGCGCCGAACTGCTGCGACTGGGTTTTGCCGACCCTGCCGGGGGGGCGAAAGCCGCGCTGAAAGTCAACATGGCGTACCAGGTCAGCGACCGCGACGTGCGGGTGGTGCAACCCGTGGTCGTCAATTCCGGCTGGGCCGGGCCCTACTATGGCCCGCGCTGGCCCTACCGTTATTACGATCCGTTTTACGACCCGTTCTGGTACTCGCCGCCGGTCGTCAGCTACCAGGAATCGAATTACCGCCTGTTCCGGCGCCAGCTGCAGGTCGGCATCACGCGCATCAGCGATGGCAAGAAACTGTATGACGTCACCGTTGCCGGCGAAGGCCAGACCTCGTCGCTGGCCGCCGTCATGCCCTACATGGTCAAAAGCGCCTTTGCCGAGTTTCCCGGCAAGAGCGGCGTGCCGCGCCGGGTCGAACTCGAATTCACGGAAGTGCCCGCGAAAGAGCGCAAGCCTCAGGAATAG
- a CDS encoding quinone oxidoreductase: MSKAIRISRVGGPEVMEYVDVEVGAPGPGEVRVRHAAIGLNYIDVYFRNGAYPQSLPAGLGMEAAGVVDAVGADVSFLRVGDRVAYASHPPGAYAEDRVMPAAKVVRLPASIDFETAAAMMLQGLTVQYLFRRTYPLRGGETILFHAAAGGVGLIACQWARAMGVTMIGTVGSDEKAALAKSHGCTHVINYNKENFVERVREITGGAGVPVVYDSIGKDTFTGSLDCLAPLGMLVSFGAASGPVPPFSMQELASRGSLYVTRPTLFTYIAKRNDLEQMASELFAMVDSGKIKIPVNQRYALKDAALAHQDLEARKTTGSSILLP; the protein is encoded by the coding sequence ATGTCTAAAGCAATCAGGATTTCCCGGGTGGGCGGCCCCGAAGTCATGGAATATGTCGATGTCGAGGTGGGCGCGCCTGGCCCCGGCGAGGTGCGGGTGCGCCATGCCGCCATTGGCCTGAACTACATCGACGTGTATTTCCGCAATGGCGCCTATCCGCAATCCTTGCCGGCAGGGCTGGGCATGGAAGCGGCCGGCGTGGTCGACGCGGTCGGTGCCGATGTTTCTTTCCTGCGCGTGGGCGACCGTGTGGCCTATGCCTCGCATCCTCCGGGGGCGTATGCCGAGGACCGCGTGATGCCTGCTGCCAAGGTGGTGCGGCTGCCGGCCTCCATCGATTTCGAAACGGCGGCGGCCATGATGCTGCAAGGCCTGACCGTGCAATACCTGTTTCGCCGCACGTATCCCTTGCGCGGCGGTGAAACCATCCTGTTCCATGCCGCCGCCGGCGGGGTAGGCCTGATTGCCTGCCAGTGGGCGCGCGCCATGGGCGTGACCATGATCGGCACCGTCGGCTCCGATGAAAAGGCGGCGCTGGCAAAGTCCCATGGCTGCACCCATGTGATCAACTACAACAAGGAAAATTTTGTCGAGCGCGTGCGCGAAATCACCGGTGGCGCCGGCGTGCCGGTGGTATATGACTCGATCGGCAAGGATACTTTCACCGGCTCGCTGGATTGCCTGGCGCCGCTGGGCATGCTGGTCAGTTTCGGCGCGGCTTCCGGCCCGGTGCCGCCATTTTCCATGCAGGAACTGGCCTCGCGCGGCTCGCTGTATGTGACCCGGCCGACGCTCTTTACCTATATTGCCAAACGCAATGACCTCGAGCAAATGGCGAGCGAACTGTTTGCCATGGTCGACAGCGGCAAGATCAAGATCCCGGTCAACCAGCGCTATGCCTTGAAGGATGCCGCGCTGGCCCACCAAGACCTCGAAGCGCGCAAGACCACCGGTTCGAGCATCCTGCTGCCATAA
- a CDS encoding DUF1571 domain-containing protein: MADSLDDAAERFRALTTYQLTIRATAADGERQVIRYFYRKPGWVRMDFIQPHSGMVVIFDPVVRKVRLWPFGLNRAPALRLGAGNPLLRSRSGQRIDRSDIGALLTNLQELRACGSMMQLGESALAARAAIGLDIVGSGTAVVAGVHRYRVWLATASMFPLRVESFDVDGAMVETVEMADVEIDVPFDERLFAP, translated from the coding sequence ATGGCCGATTCCCTGGACGATGCAGCAGAGCGCTTTCGTGCACTGACTACTTATCAGCTCACCATCCGCGCAACGGCCGCCGACGGCGAGCGCCAGGTGATCCGCTATTTCTATCGCAAGCCCGGTTGGGTCCGGATGGACTTCATCCAGCCGCACAGCGGCATGGTGGTGATCTTTGATCCCGTCGTGCGCAAGGTGCGATTATGGCCTTTCGGGTTGAATCGTGCGCCGGCCCTGCGCCTGGGAGCAGGCAACCCCTTGCTTCGCAGCCGCAGCGGCCAACGGATTGATCGCTCCGATATCGGCGCGTTGCTGACCAACCTCCAGGAGCTACGCGCCTGTGGCAGCATGATGCAACTGGGCGAGTCGGCGCTTGCAGCGCGCGCGGCAATTGGCCTGGACATTGTTGGCAGCGGAACAGCTGTGGTGGCTGGCGTGCATCGCTATCGGGTGTGGCTGGCGACCGCTTCCATGTTTCCGTTGAGAGTGGAAAGCTTTGATGTTGATGGCGCCATGGTCGAAACTGTCGAAATGGCGGATGTCGAAATCGACGTGCCTTTCGATGAGCGATTATTTGCGCCATGA
- a CDS encoding YebC/PmpR family DNA-binding transcriptional regulator, giving the protein MAGHSKWANIKHKKAATDAKRGKIWTRLIKEITVAARMGGGDINANPRLRLAVDKAADANMPKDNVTRAIQRGTGGLEGVNYEEIRYEGYGINGAAIIVDCLTDNRVRTVAEVRHAFSKFGGNMGTEGSVAFLFKHCGQFYFAPGTNEDALMEAALEAGAEDVLTDEEGGIEVLCPPHDFSAVKDALEKAGFKAEMGEVTMKPSTETVFTGEDALKMQKLLDALENLDDVQEVFSNAVIEE; this is encoded by the coding sequence ATGGCAGGACATAGCAAATGGGCCAACATCAAGCATAAAAAGGCAGCAACCGATGCCAAGCGCGGCAAGATCTGGACCCGGCTGATCAAGGAAATTACAGTAGCAGCCCGCATGGGCGGTGGCGATATCAATGCCAACCCGCGCCTGCGCCTGGCGGTGGACAAGGCGGCCGACGCCAACATGCCCAAGGATAACGTCACCCGCGCCATCCAGCGCGGCACCGGCGGCCTGGAAGGCGTCAACTATGAAGAAATCCGCTATGAAGGCTATGGCATCAATGGCGCCGCCATCATCGTCGACTGCCTGACCGACAACCGCGTGCGTACCGTGGCCGAAGTGCGCCACGCCTTTTCCAAGTTCGGCGGCAACATGGGCACCGAAGGCTCGGTGGCTTTCCTGTTCAAGCATTGCGGCCAGTTCTATTTCGCCCCGGGCACCAATGAAGACGCCCTGATGGAAGCCGCGCTCGAAGCCGGCGCCGAAGACGTGCTGACCGACGAGGAAGGCGGCATCGAAGTGCTGTGCCCGCCGCACGACTTTTCCGCCGTCAAGGATGCCCTGGAAAAAGCCGGCTTCAAGGCCGAAATGGGCGAAGTGACGATGAAGCCGTCGACCGAAACCGTCTTCACCGGCGAGGACGCCCTGAAAATGCAAAAACTGCTGGATGCGCTGGAAAACCTGGACGACGTCCAGGAAGTCTTCAGCAACGCCGTGATCGAGGAATAA
- the pepN gene encoding aminopeptidase N: MRTDTPPTIYRQQYTAPAYRVEQVEMGFDLDPAETRVATRSILVRNPGSPERDLVLHGHELRLVQIRMNGKTLAQGQYLLEGDTLRIPGAPNRVTLEIETALHPERNTSLMGLYVSSGNFFTQCEAEGFRKITYFPDRPDVMAKYTVMLRADRARYPVLLGNGNLIEEGDLGDGRHYALWEDPFKKPSYLFALVAGNLVCQEEAFQLKSGREVLLQVWVEHGNLDKTQHAMDSLKNSIRWDEERFNLELDLDRFMIVAVGDFNMGAMENKGLNIFNTKYVLANPRVATDIDYAGIEAVVGHEYFHNWTGNRVTCRDWFQLSLKEGLTVFRDQEFSADMVGSASGRAVKRIEDVRVLRQTQFAEDDGPMAHPVRPDSYIEINNFYTVTVYEKGAEVVRMYQTLLGRDGFNRGMELYFQRHDGQAVTCDDFRAAMADANRRDLSQFERWYSQAGTPHVSATGEYDAHEKTYTLTLAQSCKPTPGQEEKLPFHIPVAVGLLDASGRDMPLQLTPGAQAADAPTTATLELTEAHQTFVFHGVGECPVPSLLRNFSAPVVLTHEYTDAELAFLMEQDSDPFNRWEAGQRLATRRLLVLVDKLLLADSAAQTFDGDAADLPAGPSGASLAEHSALVSALRSTLRHTGLDPAFREVALMLPSEAMLSEEMDVIHPHAIHRARQALRRALADQLQEDLLAAYHDNQTPGPYSPDAQSTGRRGLKNLALAYLGERDDAAAHALMQAQYDHAGNMTDRMAALTALVNSSAPGRQAGLERFYRDFEHEALVIDKWFTLQATARGTDVAAVRALARHPAFTLKNPNRVRSLVLAFCNANPAQFHAADGSGYAFWAEHVIALNAINPQVAARLARSLDRWRKFAPPLREKMRAALQQVADTPALSGDVLEVISKSLAN; this comes from the coding sequence ATGCGTACAGACACTCCTCCGACGATCTACCGCCAGCAATATACCGCTCCCGCCTACCGCGTCGAACAGGTCGAGATGGGCTTTGATCTCGACCCGGCGGAAACCCGGGTTGCCACCCGCAGCATCCTGGTGCGCAATCCCGGCAGCCCCGAGCGCGACCTGGTCTTGCATGGCCATGAGCTGCGCCTGGTGCAAATCCGCATGAATGGCAAGACACTTGCGCAAGGGCAGTATCTGCTCGAGGGCGACACCTTGCGCATACCGGGCGCGCCGAACCGCGTCACCCTGGAAATCGAAACCGCCCTGCATCCCGAGCGCAATACGTCGCTGATGGGCTTGTACGTCTCCAGCGGCAATTTCTTTACCCAGTGCGAAGCCGAGGGCTTCCGCAAGATCACCTACTTCCCGGACCGCCCCGACGTGATGGCGAAGTACACCGTGATGCTGCGCGCCGACCGGGCGCGTTACCCGGTCTTGCTGGGCAACGGCAACCTGATCGAGGAAGGCGACCTCGGCGATGGCCGCCACTACGCGCTGTGGGAAGACCCCTTCAAGAAGCCGTCCTACCTGTTCGCGCTCGTGGCGGGCAACCTGGTGTGCCAGGAAGAAGCCTTCCAGCTCAAGTCCGGCCGTGAAGTCCTGTTGCAGGTCTGGGTCGAGCACGGCAACCTCGACAAGACCCAGCACGCGATGGATTCGCTCAAGAACAGCATCCGCTGGGACGAGGAGCGCTTCAACCTTGAACTGGACCTGGATCGCTTCATGATTGTTGCCGTGGGCGACTTCAACATGGGCGCCATGGAAAACAAGGGCCTGAACATCTTCAACACCAAATATGTGCTGGCCAATCCGCGCGTTGCAACCGATATCGATTACGCCGGCATCGAAGCGGTGGTCGGCCATGAATACTTCCATAACTGGACCGGCAACCGCGTCACGTGCCGCGACTGGTTCCAGCTGTCCCTGAAGGAAGGGCTGACCGTCTTTCGCGACCAGGAGTTTTCCGCCGACATGGTCGGCAGCGCCTCGGGGCGCGCCGTCAAGCGTATCGAGGATGTGCGCGTGCTGCGCCAGACCCAGTTCGCGGAAGATGATGGCCCGATGGCGCACCCGGTACGCCCGGACTCGTATATCGAGATCAACAATTTCTACACCGTGACGGTGTATGAAAAGGGCGCCGAAGTGGTGCGCATGTACCAGACCCTGCTGGGCCGCGACGGGTTCAACCGCGGCATGGAATTGTATTTCCAGCGGCATGATGGCCAGGCTGTGACCTGCGATGATTTTCGCGCCGCCATGGCCGACGCCAACCGCCGTGACCTGTCGCAGTTCGAGCGCTGGTACAGCCAGGCCGGCACGCCGCATGTGTCGGCCACCGGCGAATACGACGCCCACGAAAAAACCTACACACTGACGCTGGCGCAAAGCTGCAAGCCAACGCCGGGCCAGGAAGAGAAGCTGCCATTTCATATTCCGGTCGCCGTCGGCCTGCTTGACGCCAGCGGCCGCGACATGCCGCTGCAGCTGACGCCCGGCGCGCAGGCAGCCGATGCGCCCACCACGGCCACCCTGGAGCTGACTGAAGCGCACCAGACCTTCGTATTCCACGGCGTGGGCGAGTGCCCGGTGCCTTCGCTGCTGCGCAATTTTTCGGCGCCCGTGGTGCTGACCCACGAATACACCGATGCGGAACTGGCTTTCCTGATGGAGCAAGACAGCGATCCATTCAACCGCTGGGAAGCCGGCCAGCGCCTGGCCACGCGCCGCTTGCTGGTGCTGGTCGACAAGCTGCTGCTGGCCGATTCCGCTGCCCAGACTTTCGATGGCGACGCCGCCGACTTGCCTGCGGGGCCATCGGGCGCATCGCTTGCCGAGCATTCAGCGCTGGTGAGTGCGCTGCGCAGCACCCTGCGCCATACCGGCCTGGATCCGGCATTCCGTGAAGTGGCGCTGATGCTGCCGTCCGAAGCCATGCTTTCCGAAGAGATGGACGTGATCCATCCGCATGCCATCCACCGCGCGCGCCAGGCGCTGCGGCGCGCCCTGGCGGATCAGCTGCAGGAAGATTTGCTCGCGGCTTACCATGACAACCAGACGCCGGGCCCCTACAGCCCGGATGCGCAGTCGACCGGCCGGCGCGGCTTGAAAAACCTGGCGCTGGCTTACCTCGGCGAGCGCGACGATGCCGCTGCCCATGCGCTCATGCAGGCGCAGTACGACCATGCCGGCAACATGACCGACCGCATGGCTGCGCTGACCGCGCTGGTCAACAGCAGCGCGCCCGGACGCCAGGCCGGCCTGGAGCGTTTTTACCGCGACTTCGAGCATGAAGCCCTGGTCATCGATAAATGGTTCACGCTGCAGGCGACCGCCCGCGGCACAGATGTGGCGGCAGTGCGCGCACTGGCGCGCCATCCCGCCTTCACCCTGAAAAACCCGAACCGCGTGCGCAGCCTGGTGCTGGCCTTCTGCAATGCCAATCCGGCGCAATTCCATGCCGCCGACGGCAGCGGCTATGCCTTCTGGGCCGAGCACGTCATCGCCCTGAATGCGATCAACCCGCAGGTCGCCGCGCGCCTGGCGCGCTCGCTCGACCGCTGGCGCAAATTTGCCCCGCCGCTGCGCGAAAAAATGCGCGCCGCCCTGCAGCAGGTCGCCGACACCCCGGCACTGTCGGGCGACGTGCTGGAAGTTATCTCGAAATCCCTTGCAAACTGA
- a CDS encoding class 1 fructose-bisphosphatase yields MTNNAKRISLTQHLVEQQRQHNTVPAELRLLIEVVARACKTISHAVGKGALGEVMGSAGSENVQGEVQKKLDIISNEILLEANEWGGHLAAMASEEMETIHPIPNRYPMGEYLLMFDPLDGSSNIDVNVSIGTIFSVLKAPDGMVTPTEQDFLQPGSKQVAAGYAVYGPQTVLVLTTGNGVNCFTLDREMGSWVLTQQNIQIPADTKEYAINASNARHWYAPVQRYIGELLAGKTGPRGRDFNTRWIASMVADVHRILNRGGIFMYPADAREPNKPGKLRLMYEANPMAFIVEQAGGAATNGTQRIMDIQPETLHQRVAVFLGSKNEVELVTSYHRDA; encoded by the coding sequence ATGACAAACAACGCAAAACGCATCAGCCTTACGCAACACCTGGTGGAGCAACAGCGCCAGCACAATACCGTGCCGGCCGAGTTGCGCCTCCTGATCGAAGTCGTCGCCCGCGCCTGCAAGACCATCAGCCATGCGGTCGGCAAGGGCGCGCTCGGTGAAGTGATGGGCAGCGCCGGCAGCGAAAACGTCCAGGGCGAAGTGCAGAAGAAGCTCGATATCATCTCCAACGAGATCCTGCTGGAAGCCAACGAGTGGGGCGGCCACCTGGCGGCCATGGCATCCGAAGAAATGGAAACCATCCACCCGATCCCGAACCGCTACCCGATGGGCGAATACCTGCTGATGTTCGACCCGCTGGACGGCTCGTCCAATATCGACGTCAACGTTTCCATCGGCACCATCTTCTCGGTGCTGAAGGCGCCGGACGGCATGGTCACGCCGACGGAACAGGACTTTCTGCAGCCGGGCAGCAAGCAGGTCGCCGCCGGCTATGCCGTGTATGGCCCGCAAACCGTGCTGGTGCTCACCACCGGCAATGGCGTCAACTGCTTTACGCTCGACCGCGAAATGGGTTCGTGGGTGCTGACCCAGCAAAATATCCAGATTCCGGCCGATACCAAGGAATACGCCATCAACGCCTCCAACGCGCGCCACTGGTATGCGCCGGTGCAGCGCTATATCGGCGAACTGTTGGCCGGCAAAACCGGTCCGCGCGGCCGCGATTTCAATACCCGCTGGATTGCTTCCATGGTCGCCGACGTGCACCGCATCCTGAACCGCGGCGGCATCTTCATGTATCCGGCCGATGCCCGCGAACCAAACAAGCCTGGCAAGCTGCGCCTGATGTATGAAGCCAACCCGATGGCCTTCATCGTCGAGCAGGCCGGTGGCGCTGCCACCAATGGCACGCAACGCATCATGGACATTCAGCCGGAAACCCTGCACCAGCGCGTGGCGGTTTTCCTGGGGTCGAAGAATGAGGTTGAGCTGGTGACCAGCTACCATCGCGATGCCTGA
- a CDS encoding DMT family transporter: MSVNQSSMTPTRQAFLLGLGIATLGAVFFSAKAIVAKLIYRYDVDAVTLITFRMLFSLPFFLGIALWKSRTDAPLSPAERGKIVVLGLIGYYLSSFLDFLGLQYISAGLERLILFLAPSFVLLISFLFLKRKVTRLEWLALLVSYGGTVLVFLHDVRVGGSNIALGGALVLSSAITYALYLLLSGELVRKVGTLRLVAYAMCVSSVACIAQYFLLRPAGMLVQPHEVYVLSLLNAVFCTVLPVYLTMLAVEKIGAASASQAGMVGPVSNLFLAALILGEPITAIQLGGTALVLCGMYLLSRKKA, encoded by the coding sequence ATGTCTGTAAATCAATCTTCCATGACGCCGACGCGCCAGGCTTTCCTGCTTGGCCTCGGCATCGCCACCCTGGGCGCGGTTTTTTTCTCTGCCAAGGCCATCGTCGCCAAGCTGATTTACCGCTACGACGTCGATGCGGTCACCCTGATCACATTTCGCATGCTGTTTTCGCTGCCGTTTTTCCTTGGCATCGCGCTGTGGAAAAGCCGCACCGACGCGCCGCTGTCGCCGGCCGAGCGCGGCAAGATCGTCGTGCTGGGGTTGATCGGTTATTACCTGTCGAGCTTCCTGGACTTTCTCGGGCTGCAGTACATCAGCGCCGGCTTGGAACGGCTCATCCTGTTTCTCGCCCCATCCTTCGTCTTGCTGATTTCCTTCCTTTTCCTGAAAAGGAAAGTCACACGCCTGGAGTGGCTCGCGCTGCTGGTGTCCTATGGCGGCACGGTCCTGGTATTCCTGCATGACGTGCGGGTCGGCGGCAGCAATATCGCCCTGGGCGGCGCGCTGGTGCTGTCCAGCGCAATTACCTACGCCCTGTACCTGCTGCTATCGGGCGAACTGGTGCGCAAGGTCGGCACCCTGCGCCTGGTGGCCTATGCCATGTGCGTCTCCAGCGTGGCGTGCATCGCCCAGTATTTCCTGCTGCGGCCGGCCGGCATGCTGGTGCAGCCGCACGAGGTGTATGTCCTGTCGCTGCTCAATGCAGTGTTTTGCACCGTGCTGCCGGTCTACCTGACCATGCTGGCCGTGGAAAAGATCGGTGCGGCCAGCGCGTCCCAGGCCGGCATGGTGGGGCCGGTGTCGAACCTGTTTTTGGCCGCGCTGATCCTCGGCGAGCCGATTACGGCAATCCAGCTGGGCGGCACCGCGCTGGTTTTGTGCGGCATGTATTTGTTGTCGCGCAAGAAAGCGTGA
- a CDS encoding PEP-CTERM sorting domain-containing protein: MTQTNQLKEYQMKLFKKMTSGIAALGFLAVASTAQAITFDVSASLTPGAGYGVDSGSNPENGGTLLNVVFTNSGILQSFPLNAINDTYTFTIGTVNFNEPNIGSGANLGINNNEQDNLSVLASFVFTNPLGTTQTLTATGVATQGSISDPAVDYTLSWNPLAVNFGSGGQFEIDLLDLSFSNIGTQAQTATIKLLALPTTSNVPEPASLALLGLGLAGLGFARRKRAA; this comes from the coding sequence ATGACCCAGACAAACCAACTTAAGGAATATCAAATGAAGCTATTTAAAAAAATGACTTCGGGAATAGCCGCCCTTGGGTTCCTTGCTGTTGCGTCGACTGCACAGGCCATTACGTTTGATGTCTCGGCTTCCCTCACGCCTGGCGCCGGATACGGCGTCGATTCTGGCTCGAATCCCGAGAATGGCGGCACGCTGCTGAATGTGGTGTTTACAAATTCCGGGATTCTCCAGAGCTTCCCATTGAACGCCATTAACGATACCTACACTTTCACCATCGGAACGGTGAATTTCAATGAGCCAAACATCGGGAGTGGTGCCAACCTGGGCATCAATAACAATGAACAGGACAATCTCAGCGTGCTCGCTTCCTTTGTCTTTACCAACCCGCTGGGGACAACCCAAACCCTGACGGCGACCGGCGTAGCCACTCAAGGCTCAATCAGCGATCCCGCCGTGGATTACACGCTGAGCTGGAATCCGCTGGCAGTGAATTTTGGCTCGGGCGGCCAATTTGAAATTGATCTGCTCGACCTTTCCTTCAGCAACATCGGCACGCAAGCGCAAACCGCGACGATCAAGTTGCTGGCGCTGCCGACGACGTCCAATGTTCCCGAACCGGCCTCGCTGGCGCTGTTGGGACTGGGACTTGCCGGGCTCGGCTTTGCACGGCGCAAGCGTGCCGCCTGA
- a CDS encoding OmpA family protein, giving the protein MKQITKTILAAFAVTALIPMAAMAAGQDSKNQGYLVDAPGSVIVMNSTGLCWQSSEWTPSRSVDSCGRPITSVAAPAPVLAAALPVEAKPQAQSQKISFSGDALFAFDSAELKPEGKTMLDGLVRQIDGATYDSIVATGHTDRFGSNEYNQRLSERRAQSVKEYLISKNVQASRIDAEGTGESQPMTKAGNCQGEKSVKVVACLQPDRRVDVELTGAKTVVRTL; this is encoded by the coding sequence ATGAAACAAATTACAAAAACGATTCTTGCAGCCTTTGCCGTGACGGCGCTCATTCCGATGGCCGCCATGGCAGCGGGTCAGGACAGCAAGAACCAGGGTTACCTGGTCGACGCCCCTGGCTCTGTGATTGTCATGAACAGCACAGGCCTGTGCTGGCAAAGCAGCGAATGGACGCCGTCGCGCTCGGTCGATTCTTGCGGCCGCCCCATCACCTCCGTTGCCGCACCGGCGCCGGTCCTGGCAGCCGCCTTGCCAGTAGAGGCGAAGCCGCAAGCGCAATCCCAAAAGATCAGCTTTTCTGGCGATGCACTTTTTGCGTTCGATAGCGCGGAATTGAAGCCCGAAGGCAAAACGATGCTGGATGGCCTGGTGCGTCAGATTGACGGCGCCACGTATGACAGTATTGTCGCCACCGGCCACACCGACCGCTTCGGCAGCAATGAGTACAACCAGCGTCTGTCGGAGCGCCGTGCGCAGTCCGTCAAAGAATATTTGATAAGCAAAAATGTACAAGCCAGCCGTATCGATGCCGAAGGCACCGGCGAAAGTCAGCCGATGACGAAAGCCGGCAATTGCCAGGGTGAGAAGAGCGTGAAAGTGGTCGCTTGCCTGCAACCTGATCGCCGCGTCGATGTCGAGCTGACCGGCGCCAAAACCGTGGTCCGCACACTGTAA
- a CDS encoding SRPBCC family protein produces MLEACNNRYHLFTEWQFDAPLDLVWDAIFHAEAWPDWWKGAESVVTLERGDADGLGARQRYIWKGVLPYRLMFVTCVTRVEPLLLLEGRVEGDLEGKGCWRFLRGQGRTTVRYEWQVRTTKLWMIVLAPLAKPIFRWNHDAVMRAGGVGLARHLAARLA; encoded by the coding sequence ATGCTCGAAGCCTGCAACAATCGCTACCATCTGTTCACGGAGTGGCAATTCGATGCGCCGCTCGATCTCGTCTGGGACGCAATTTTCCATGCCGAGGCATGGCCCGACTGGTGGAAAGGCGCCGAATCGGTTGTCACTCTCGAGCGCGGCGATGCCGATGGTCTAGGCGCACGGCAGCGATATATCTGGAAGGGCGTGCTGCCTTACCGGCTGATGTTCGTCACCTGCGTGACCCGGGTCGAGCCGTTACTGCTTCTGGAAGGACGTGTCGAAGGTGACCTCGAAGGCAAGGGCTGCTGGCGCTTCCTGCGCGGCCAGGGCCGCACTACCGTGCGCTACGAATGGCAGGTGCGCACGACCAAATTATGGATGATCGTGCTTGCGCCGCTGGCAAAGCCGATTTTCCGATGGAATCACGATGCGGTCATGCGCGCCGGTGGCGTTGGCCTGGCACGCCACCTGGCGGCGCGGTTAGCGTAA